A window of Deltaproteobacteria bacterium genomic DNA:
TTGGGAATCCGAATGGTTGGATCCCCTGCGTGAATATTACTAAAGAGTTCAATGCGCTCGGCCTCTAGTTTGTAGTCCAGTTCCTCACGGAACCTGTCCTTAAGCTCCTCCACAAGCCGTCCTGTTTCGAACTTAGAGGATCCGAGCAATGATAGTATCATCTCCATGGCACCCGCGTTCTGGAGATCGGATTCTAAAGCTTGCACGATGCCAGGGTGATGTACCTTAACAGCGACCTCTTCGCCCTCGTGAGTGATGGCTCGATGAACTTGACCGATGGATGCGCTGGCGATGGGGGTGTCCTCCCAAGTTGCGAATATCTCTTCTACACCCTTATTGAATTCTTGACGAATGAGCTCCCGTATTTCCTTTGGGTCTGATGCCGGAGTTGCTGCTTGCAGGGTGCCCATGGTCTTTTCGAATGCATCCCTGTGCTCAGGAGGAACAAGGCCGTCGACGTAGCTAAGCATCTGTCCTATTTTGGTCGCGATGCCTCTGAGTTGCCCCAGCAGTGCTGTTGATTTAATGAGGTGTTTGGCTGGTGTTTTAGAGAAGACCATGGCGGAGCCGGTACGTGCACCGGCTCGGGCAAGTTTTGCGAGTCGGCTGAACCGACCTTTTGGCAAGTTGTCGGAGATAACGAACTCCTCTGGGTAACAATGATGTTCCTTAACTATAGTACGGAACGCCGCTCTTGACCTACCCAAAAGTAGAATAAAGCACGGTTCAGAGGGCCCGAGATCTGGCCTCTCGTCACCAGGCTAGAATTAAGGTGGTCAACCGTAAGCCTGAAACTTACATCGGGGATGCTATGAATCTAGGAGAGTTCAACCTTGACTGAGTCGGCCAATGTTGTGGCTTTCTTGCGAGCCTCGTCTACGTCTTTACCTAGTGCTAATGCTACACCCATGGGACGGATACCATGAACTTCGGTTTTCCCGAAAAGGCGAATACTGGTGTCGGGTTCGAGCATGGCTTCAGCTGAGATTGTATAAACAGGGTCGGTGCCATCTCCTTCAACAACGATTGCTGCTGCCGCTCCAGCGCCTTCTGAGCGGACGGTTGGGATCGGTAAACCCAATATGGCGCGTAAGTGCAGCGAGCATTCAGAGATGTTTTGTGAGGTCATGGTGACCATGCCTGTGTCGTGAGGCCGGGGCGCAACTTTACTGAAGTAGACTTCGTCTTCTTTTACGAAAAATTCCATAGAGTAGAGCCCGTAGCCGCCGAGGTTATTGACAATTTTTTCCGCCATTTCGTGCGCTCTTTCGAGTGCTTTGTCGGGCATGGGGTGAGGCTGCCATGATTCCCTGTAGTTACTCTTAAGTTTGTGGTGACCGATGGGATCACAGAAAAGTATGCCTCCAGCGTGCCGGACGGTGAGAATTGTTACTTCGTAATCAAAGTCGATGAGGCCCTCGATGATAACCCCACAAGTGCCCGGGTGAGCTTTATCTTGAGCTGTTTGCCAACTGCTCATGGTGTCGCCGTCACCTTTTAAGAAGCTGTGTCCAACGCCTGAAGAGCTGTACAAGGGCTTTACCATGCAGGGGAACCCAATTTCGCCGATGTTACTCCAGTAGTCGGCCATTGTATGCGCAATTCGAAATGGCGAAGTAGGGAGGTTGAGCTCGTGGGCGACAAGCTCGCGGATCCCGGCTCGGTCGGTACCCAGTTTGGCGGCTTTAGCAGACGGCGCTACGGTATAGCCCTCTTCTTCAAACTCTAGAAGAATCTCTGCAGCAATATGCTCACTGCCGGGGATGATGTAGTCGGGCTTCTCTAGGTCGATGAGCTTACGAAGCTCTTTGGGGTCTTCGATATGGATCACATGAGAGCGGTGAGCGACGGCCATAGCCGGAGCATCTTCATAACGGTCGACTGCAATGACTTCGAGCCCGAGCCTATGTGCTTCAATGGCAATCTCTCTACAGAGTTCTCCGGCTCCTAAGAGCAAAGCTTTGGTTGCGGTGTCGGTGTTGGGTGTACCAATTTTAGGCATGGTGAGGCCTCCTTAGCCTGAAGCCAAGAGTAGCATTTGCCCTTGGACGGCTCCAGCACTGGAGTTCGTCACATTTTAAAATCGAGTTATTCTCAAGGCTTGGGGAGGTACTTCTTGGTACGTAAGCCAGGAAGAGGGCTAATCTATATCTGTCTGCAGAGTGATTTGAAAAGAGCGGGAGGGCTGCGGAAGTAGCGAGCTGTAGCCGCTCTGACTACCTGACCATGCCTCAATACCGTCTTCTCCAGTGACCATAGAACCAGGTTCATTACCGGCCGAAGCCCCGCTTACTCCGGGGTGGAAGTAGACGGCGTTAAAGAGGTTACCCACGCGCAATCCCAGATTGAGACCTTCGATAATAAGGTTCCGATAGGTCATGCTGATATCCATCGTGGCGTATGCGTCGATGGATTCAACAGGGTTTGTCGAGACCGTTGGGCGTTTAGAGTAGAAACGGGCCAGGATGGTGGTGCTTAGGTTTTGGCTAAGGCCTATCTGACTTCCTGCCCATACCTTAATGGGGGCGATATCACCAACACGGCACTCACGTCCTGACTCATAGAGCTGTCCTGATATGTGATCACCAAGGCTGACATCACTGCATTCCGCTCCTTCCGCGGAGCGCTTGGCCCATGGAAGCCATGTTAAATAAAGCCAGCTTCGCAAGGAGCGGAGTAAAGGAGCGTCAAAGGATTTGATGATGCCGATGTCTATTCCGAGAATCTGTTGCTGACTGGCATTTTGAAACTGCCCATCTATCACGTCTATGACATCATCATTCCAAACAAGGTAAGGACTAAGCTGAACACTCAGGTTCTTTTCATTGTAATAGAGCCCTGCTTCAACACTTGTCGTTTTCTCGGCGAAGAGATCAAGGTTGTTATCGGCACTGGTTTTACTAACAAAAGTTACTTGGCGCGGGACGGGCAGAGTAAAGGCTCGGCCATAGAGCAGCTTCCATGTCCATGATGGAGCGGCGTGACCTACATACGCAAGCCGAAAAGCGCTGTTGGTCTCACCGCGGCGATACTCTTGTCTGATACCAACATCGATACGTTGGTGAGGGGTGAGCATGTATTTAATCAAACCAAAGCCCGCTAGGTTGTATTTTCGAGTTCTCCCAAGTGGGCCTTCGGAAGTGAGCTGGGTGTTGGAAGGCGGAGTGTCACCCGATAAGTCGGAACTCACTTTTTGCCAGCCAAGGCCTAAGTCGTCGCGGCCGAGGTGGAAGCCTGAAACGATGGAGAGTTGGTCGCCATGAATAAAAGTGCTCTCGTTAAAGGTGTAGCCCGCCTCGCCTTGAATGTCGGCGGAAGTAAAGTGGGAAACATAACGATTAAGTTTGGCGACGCCGCCGCTTCGTAGAAGCAGTGAATTACCATTAGGCCAAACACTGCCTCGGTATCTGGCAATGACGTTGGTTGCCCATTTTTCAGTGTTGTAATGGGTTCGGGCAAAAATACTGTAGAAGGTGTCTGACCAACTCGCGGCGTTTTGATAACGGTCTGCTGCAAATTGGTAACCGGTACCTCGCCGGCTGTTGTAATACTGGAGTCCGATTTCGAGACGTTTCATTTCTACTCTGAGATCGGCCGCGATATTGTTATAGGGGGACCGAAATGAGCCAGATACCCCAGGGTAGTTCTCCAGAAACGATTCGCCCCAGATTCTTGGGTCGCGGTAGTAGGCGTCTTTGGACCATTCGTAGGTGTCGCTGTTGGTGGAATCGACGCGGCCATGATCGAAACGGGTGGTGAGAGAGAGTCTAAAGTCTTTCTCGATGTGCTCTAAGTTAATATCGCTAACGTTGCGGTAATTGGCGATGGAACCTATTCCGCTTTGAGGGACGCGCGAGCCAACAAAGCCGCTCACATGAGTCCCGGTGGAGCGAAGTTCATTTCGGGTAATGACTTGAACAATCCCCATGAGAGCGTTGGAACCGTGCATCAAAGAACCAGGTCCGTAAAATATTTCAACACGGTCGATATTAGAGAGTGGAATGAGCATACGAGCATTGCCGTAGAGGTGGTCATGCCAAGGAATACCGTCGATGAGAAAGAGAAAGTGATCCTGCCA
This region includes:
- the purT gene encoding formate-dependent phosphoribosylglycinamide formyltransferase; this encodes MPKIGTPNTDTATKALLLGAGELCREIAIEAHRLGLEVIAVDRYEDAPAMAVAHRSHVIHIEDPKELRKLIDLEKPDYIIPGSEHIAAEILLEFEEEGYTVAPSAKAAKLGTDRAGIRELVAHELNLPTSPFRIAHTMADYWSNIGEIGFPCMVKPLYSSSGVGHSFLKGDGDTMSSWQTAQDKAHPGTCGVIIEGLIDFDYEVTILTVRHAGGILFCDPIGHHKLKSNYRESWQPHPMPDKALERAHEMAEKIVNNLGGYGLYSMEFFVKEDEVYFSKVAPRPHDTGMVTMTSQNISECSLHLRAILGLPIPTVRSEGAGAAAAIVVEGDGTDPVYTISAEAMLEPDTSIRLFGKTEVHGIRPMGVALALGKDVDEARKKATTLADSVKVELS
- a CDS encoding TonB-dependent receptor plug domain-containing protein, coding for ESEAESEAESEAESEAESEAESEAESEAESEAESEEESEAESEAESEEEADENTEAESEEEFETAADQKTEAEPNTVAETETEADKETKSQTVSAENPPVPTQDSVTPKHALESDTLKPGAPQQPATTTESVGVETLPVLPTPTPPSAISAANKTMLFPLNSANLDAEQLHFLDELLAHAFAEFSPHDVLTSQDIEALVEQRVQQQILGCVDESCGTQLAGIVGARYLIRGSIHAVGESFHVLLTLIDTAEKRTISRSRATGLNHHGKHLETMGRAVRRLHDLEDADSSLAEQVYAPVVSGSRVYESSLMAPAWNITLTGRELRERGYVELSEIFNDLPGIDVARPEGASWLRTYWRGRRDTWQDHFLFLIDGIPWHDHLYGNARMLIPLSNIDRVEIFYGPGSLMHGSNALMGIVQVITRNELRSTGTHVSGFVGSRVPQSGIGSIANYRNVSDINLEHIEKDFRLSLTTRFDHGRVDSTNSDTYEWSKDAYYRDPRIWGESFLENYPGVSGSFRSPYNNIAADLRVEMKRLEIGLQYYNSRRGTGYQFAADRYQNAASWSDTFYSIFARTHYNTEKWATNVIARYRGSVWPNGNSLLLRSGGVAKLNRYVSHFTSADIQGEAGYTFNESTFIHGDQLSIVSGFHLGRDDLGLGWQKVSSDLSGDTPPSNTQLTSEGPLGRTRKYNLAGFGLIKYMLTPHQRIDVGIRQEYRRGETNSAFRLAYVGHAAPSWTWKLLYGRAFTLPVPRQVTFVSKTSADNNLDLFAEKTTSVEAGLYYNEKNLSVQLSPYLVWNDDVIDVIDGQFQNASQQQILGIDIGIIKSFDAPLLRSLRSWLYLTWLPWAKRSAEGAECSDVSLGDHISGQLYESGRECRVGDIAPIKVWAGSQIGLSQNLSTTILARFYSKRPTVSTNPVESIDAYATMDISMTYRNLIIEGLNLGLRVGNLFNAVYFHPGVSGASAGNEPGSMVTGEDGIEAWSGSQSGYSSLLPQPSRSFQITLQTDID